From Anopheles funestus chromosome 3RL, idAnoFuneDA-416_04, whole genome shotgun sequence, a single genomic window includes:
- the LOC125768840 gene encoding uncharacterized protein LOC125768840 isoform X2, translated as MFKLVVVILCFATLLVSTGSALKKDEYEINIKHGSFAVHQLHVNADSPREGTSRSEPLAPTIAPGSASKENGQQRNEQFFGAVNAERGSAGARGSAGDSDGERISTTLAVPKPTVQSAKKVTTGEVFPSVKPIKSIDFNAVSPGLEDVPLQPNIFQSSQGRGQNRVLSYQSVEYYPPDEVTVEQDAIVRPISAQDFYNTPQLRERGPVLFATDPTTTTTTTTTVKPPGKLLKSIPKSAVEENEEIYLLLKYENPRKKMEAQANTNSRSEASDQNKNNANRDRQRTIETSRTSQQTIRPSAGTRKRPQAEEGRQPDDFLQESLRTGGSFTTVGYFVSDTETTTSMAPVSTSTTKAEAASTPSKESSGWNTQVRVSSGKLRNSYGDYLSSDFKDFEDSIRPIEENVEETPESGADDEKEDSIEEEVTSGPADIDANMDIVEMTRILAGRQGGLTISEFNRLFKDYLKKEITVQDLEDFTKLENADKEPPKETSANEDPSKSFDIRAENGKKIAKVGDNLPGPTPAQKQQLDQLKVLVNKGSLKPGRKEKLVKIGYGGSKSFQGVFKSQKFLEKVKSERIPVPPEGLWGGLEYRQQQPAREIGPMAYVDNPVFGFAPGGRTRAGIKDGQKSSNGGQSYVKFQKIS; from the exons ATGTTTAAG ctggtggTGGTCATACTGTGCTTCGCCACACTGCTGGTTTCCACCGGGAGTGCACTGAAGAAAGACGAGTATGAGATCAATATCAAGCACGGTTCGTTCGCCGTGCACCAGCTGCATGTGAACGCGGACAGTCCGCGCGAGGGCACGTCGCGCTCGGAGCCGCTAGCGCCCACGATTGCCCCCGGAAGTGCGAGTAAAGAAAATGGCCAGCAACGTAACGAACAGTTCTTTGGTGCCGTGAACGCAGAACGGGGTAGCGCTGGTGCCCGTGGCAGTGCTGGTGATAGTGACGGGGAAAGAATCTCCACTACACTGGCGGTTCCAAAACCGACGGTGCAAAGTGCCAAGAAAGTGACAACCGGTGAAGTGTTCCCGAGTGTCAAACCGATCAAGAGTATAGACTTTAATGCCGTGTCCCCGGGGCTGGAGGATGTTCCACTGCAgccaaacattttccaaagcaGCCAAGGACGTGGTCAGAACCGTGTGTTGTCATACCAATCGGTGGAATACTATCCGCCGGACGAAGTAACAGTGGAACAGGACGCCATTGTGAGACCAATTAGTGCGCAGGACTTTTACAATACTCCTCAGTTGCGAGAACGTGGGCCAGTGTTGTTTGCAACCGATCCAACTACCACTACTACAACGACTACAACGGTAAAGCCACCTGGCAAGCTGTTGAAATCGATTCCAAAGTCCGCTGTAGAGGAGAACGAAGAAATTTACCTATTACTTAAGTATGAGAATCCTAGAAAGAAGATGGAAGCACAAGCAAATACTAACAGCAGGTCTGAGGCAagcgatcaaaacaaaaacaacgcaaaTCGTGATCGTCAGAGAACGATCGAGACATCACGAACCTCTCAACAAACTATTCGTCCAAGCGCGGGAACGCGAAAACGACCACAAGCAGAGGAAGGACGACAACCCGATGATTTCCTGCAGGAAAGCTTGAGGACCGGAGGAAGTTTCACCACCGTAGGATACTTTGTTAGCGACACGGAAACGACTACATCCATGGCCCCGGTATCTACCTCCACGACGAaagcagaagctgcaagtacACCTTCCAAGGAGTCTTCTGGATGGAATACTCAGGTGCGTGTTTCTTCCGGCAAGTTGCGCAACAGTTATGGAGATTACCTGAGTTCCGATTTTAAGGACTTTGAAGATTCCATTCGTCCGATCGAAGAGAACGTGGAGGAAACACCCGAAAGTGGGGCCGATGATGAGAAAGAAGATAGCATCGAAGAGGAAGTAACAAGTGGTCCAGCAGATATCGATGCCAACATGGATATTGTCGAAATGACACGAATTCTTGCTGGACGCCAAGGAGGTCTCACAATATCGGAGTTCAACCGGTTGTTTAAGGATTACCTGAAGAAAGAAATTACCGTCCAAGATCTGGAAGATTTTACCAAACTCGAAAATGCTGATAAAGAACCACCGAAGGAGACATCAGCGAATGAAGATCCATCAAAATCATTCGACATAAGAGCTGAGAATGGTAAGAAGATAGCGAAAGTGGGCGACAATCTACCCGGTCCCACTCCAGCGCAAAAGCAACAGCTCGATCAGTtgaaggtgctcgtcaacaAGGGTTCACTAAAGCCCGGACGGAAAGAGAAGTTGGTCAAGATTGGATATGGTGGATCGAAATCATTCCAAGGTGTGTTCAAATCACAAAAGTTCCTGGAGAAGGTAAAATCGGAGCGTATCCCGGTTCCGCCCGAAGGTTTATGGGGTGGGTTAGAATACAGGCAACAGCAACCGGCACGAGAAATAGGACCGATGGCTTACGTCGATAATCCCGTGTTTGGTTTTGCACCCGGTGGGAGAACACGGGCTGGAATCAAGGATGGACAAAAGTCTTCCAACGGTGGTCAAAGCTATGTAAAGTTCCAGAAGATAAGCTAA
- the LOC125768840 gene encoding uncharacterized protein LOC125768840 isoform X1: MFKVSFSGLRERDVVSDLKKSLFCIWFQLVVVILCFATLLVSTGSALKKDEYEINIKHGSFAVHQLHVNADSPREGTSRSEPLAPTIAPGSASKENGQQRNEQFFGAVNAERGSAGARGSAGDSDGERISTTLAVPKPTVQSAKKVTTGEVFPSVKPIKSIDFNAVSPGLEDVPLQPNIFQSSQGRGQNRVLSYQSVEYYPPDEVTVEQDAIVRPISAQDFYNTPQLRERGPVLFATDPTTTTTTTTTVKPPGKLLKSIPKSAVEENEEIYLLLKYENPRKKMEAQANTNSRSEASDQNKNNANRDRQRTIETSRTSQQTIRPSAGTRKRPQAEEGRQPDDFLQESLRTGGSFTTVGYFVSDTETTTSMAPVSTSTTKAEAASTPSKESSGWNTQVRVSSGKLRNSYGDYLSSDFKDFEDSIRPIEENVEETPESGADDEKEDSIEEEVTSGPADIDANMDIVEMTRILAGRQGGLTISEFNRLFKDYLKKEITVQDLEDFTKLENADKEPPKETSANEDPSKSFDIRAENGKKIAKVGDNLPGPTPAQKQQLDQLKVLVNKGSLKPGRKEKLVKIGYGGSKSFQGVFKSQKFLEKVKSERIPVPPEGLWGGLEYRQQQPAREIGPMAYVDNPVFGFAPGGRTRAGIKDGQKSSNGGQSYVKFQKIS, translated from the coding sequence ATGTTTAAGGTGAGTTTCAGTGGTTTGCGTGAGCGCGACGTCGTCAGTGATCTTAAGAAATCCCTTTTCTGTatctggttccagctggtggTGGTCATACTGTGCTTCGCCACACTGCTGGTTTCCACCGGGAGTGCACTGAAGAAAGACGAGTATGAGATCAATATCAAGCACGGTTCGTTCGCCGTGCACCAGCTGCATGTGAACGCGGACAGTCCGCGCGAGGGCACGTCGCGCTCGGAGCCGCTAGCGCCCACGATTGCCCCCGGAAGTGCGAGTAAAGAAAATGGCCAGCAACGTAACGAACAGTTCTTTGGTGCCGTGAACGCAGAACGGGGTAGCGCTGGTGCCCGTGGCAGTGCTGGTGATAGTGACGGGGAAAGAATCTCCACTACACTGGCGGTTCCAAAACCGACGGTGCAAAGTGCCAAGAAAGTGACAACCGGTGAAGTGTTCCCGAGTGTCAAACCGATCAAGAGTATAGACTTTAATGCCGTGTCCCCGGGGCTGGAGGATGTTCCACTGCAgccaaacattttccaaagcaGCCAAGGACGTGGTCAGAACCGTGTGTTGTCATACCAATCGGTGGAATACTATCCGCCGGACGAAGTAACAGTGGAACAGGACGCCATTGTGAGACCAATTAGTGCGCAGGACTTTTACAATACTCCTCAGTTGCGAGAACGTGGGCCAGTGTTGTTTGCAACCGATCCAACTACCACTACTACAACGACTACAACGGTAAAGCCACCTGGCAAGCTGTTGAAATCGATTCCAAAGTCCGCTGTAGAGGAGAACGAAGAAATTTACCTATTACTTAAGTATGAGAATCCTAGAAAGAAGATGGAAGCACAAGCAAATACTAACAGCAGGTCTGAGGCAagcgatcaaaacaaaaacaacgcaaaTCGTGATCGTCAGAGAACGATCGAGACATCACGAACCTCTCAACAAACTATTCGTCCAAGCGCGGGAACGCGAAAACGACCACAAGCAGAGGAAGGACGACAACCCGATGATTTCCTGCAGGAAAGCTTGAGGACCGGAGGAAGTTTCACCACCGTAGGATACTTTGTTAGCGACACGGAAACGACTACATCCATGGCCCCGGTATCTACCTCCACGACGAaagcagaagctgcaagtacACCTTCCAAGGAGTCTTCTGGATGGAATACTCAGGTGCGTGTTTCTTCCGGCAAGTTGCGCAACAGTTATGGAGATTACCTGAGTTCCGATTTTAAGGACTTTGAAGATTCCATTCGTCCGATCGAAGAGAACGTGGAGGAAACACCCGAAAGTGGGGCCGATGATGAGAAAGAAGATAGCATCGAAGAGGAAGTAACAAGTGGTCCAGCAGATATCGATGCCAACATGGATATTGTCGAAATGACACGAATTCTTGCTGGACGCCAAGGAGGTCTCACAATATCGGAGTTCAACCGGTTGTTTAAGGATTACCTGAAGAAAGAAATTACCGTCCAAGATCTGGAAGATTTTACCAAACTCGAAAATGCTGATAAAGAACCACCGAAGGAGACATCAGCGAATGAAGATCCATCAAAATCATTCGACATAAGAGCTGAGAATGGTAAGAAGATAGCGAAAGTGGGCGACAATCTACCCGGTCCCACTCCAGCGCAAAAGCAACAGCTCGATCAGTtgaaggtgctcgtcaacaAGGGTTCACTAAAGCCCGGACGGAAAGAGAAGTTGGTCAAGATTGGATATGGTGGATCGAAATCATTCCAAGGTGTGTTCAAATCACAAAAGTTCCTGGAGAAGGTAAAATCGGAGCGTATCCCGGTTCCGCCCGAAGGTTTATGGGGTGGGTTAGAATACAGGCAACAGCAACCGGCACGAGAAATAGGACCGATGGCTTACGTCGATAATCCCGTGTTTGGTTTTGCACCCGGTGGGAGAACACGGGCTGGAATCAAGGATGGACAAAAGTCTTCCAACGGTGGTCAAAGCTATGTAAAGTTCCAGAAGATAAGCTAA
- the LOC125768909 gene encoding uncharacterized protein LOC125768909, whose translation MAKILVFLSALLVLGAAAPQNLQQKGGTPLQERKTKTDWEQITNTIEEVFGITSDGKQQDKQEDSEQAADDRHIERKREFNDRQQEGTGMQNREERNREAIGRAQGRLPIREVRRRQQKSRQEQQLGVKKQTQSGQDDKQGEKVDRYYNDFPLYEFAYGVHDPSTGDKKEQWEKRVGDHVKGKYTLDQPDGTKRVVEYEADDRNGFEAIVKEIDRIDDRHRGDVRWGHSDAPVAQSYSKLKKVD comes from the exons ATGGCTAAG ATTTTGGTATTTCTCTCAGCACTCCTCGTTCTGGGAGCTGCAGCTCCTCAGAACCTGCAGCAAAAAGGGGGAACTCCATTGCAAGAGCGCAAAACCAAGACGGATTGGGAGCAGATAACAAACACTATCGAGGAAGTTTTCGGCATCACTTCCGATGGAAAGCAACAAGACAAACAGGAAGATTCAGAACAAGCCGCCGACGATCGTCACATTGAGCGTAAGCGTGAGTTCAACGATCGTCAACAGGAAGGCACCGGTATGCAAAACCGCGAAGAACGCAATCGTGAAGCAATCGGACGTGCCCAAGGACGATTGCCAATACGTGAAGTACGCCGTCGACAACAAAAATCCCGCCAGGAGCAACAACTTGGTGTGAAAAAACAGACCCAATCGGGGCAGGATGATAAGCAAGGTGAAAAAGTTGATCGTTACTACAATGATTTCCCACTGTACGAGTTCGCTTACGGTGTGCATGATCCGTCAACGGGTGACAAAAAGGAACAGTGGGAAAAGCGAGTCGGTGATCATGTGAAGGGAAAGTACACGCTTGATCAGCCCGATGGTACGAAGCGTGTGGTTGAGTATGAGGCCGACGACAGGAATGGATTTGAGGCGATTGTCAAAGAAATCGATCGTATTGATGATCGTCATCGAGGTGATGTTCGCTGGGGACATTCCGATGCTCCTGTAGCGCAAAGTTACAGTAAGCTGAAGAAAGTGGATTAA
- the LOC125768929 gene encoding larval cuticle protein A2B-like, translating to MKLFALLVSVELLYCTCAQESLPEERKLIAYETKVFHKIPEHTIIEEKIEEIKKIPIIEKKDTTGEEKSSIPSYEFGYGVKDPISGDHKDQWEKRHGDHVKGAYRFDESDGTQRVVEYEADGKKGFEAIVKNIERKDTVAEGEEASIVGKKEGKVAHSYSYLKRTDH from the exons ATGAAG CTTTTCGCGCTATTAGTCTCTGTGGAATTATTATACTGCACATGTGCTCAGGAATCATTACCCGAAGAACGAAAATTAATTGCATATGAAACGAAAGTCTTTCACAAGATCCCAGAGCATACGATAATCGAagagaaaatagaagaaataaaaaagatccCCATAATTGAGAAAAAAGACACGACCGGTGAGGAAAAGTCTTCGATTCCTAGCTACGAGTTCGGGTATGGCGTAAAGGATCCTATCAGTGGCGATCACAAGGACCAGTGGGAAAAGCGTCACGGTGACCATGTCAAAGGTGCGTATCGGTTTGACGAATCGGACGGCACGCAGCGTGTGGTAGAATATGAAGCAGATGGCAAAAAAGGCTTTGAAGCTATTGTGAAGAATATCGAGCGTAAAGATACCGTCGCCGAAGGTGAGGAAGCATCGATTGTGGGAAAGAAGGAAGGCAAAGTGGCGCACAGCTATAGCTACCTTAAGAGAACTGACCACTAA
- the LOC125768906 gene encoding trichohyalin-like, with protein MSSAKVILLVGAVMLFGLSGSVAQTSSTKDASIAKENVTDTATVTESVLSTERFNASRVLNAIRAEIERRRSERREQTLQRTQDRREQILRTLDNLSERRREYELRRQEGLQDAEALKEARRQDMEARRVGRLPQRERERVNRVRLEQLSEQTTPEENEIEDSIDGVGDGEEGSEVVQRVRNLLLIEEAGGNLRLIDLDTEEGQQFVLNGGVKRGQSGEITETEQEVESDEGDKQKEDDGEAGKLKLKTGQI; from the exons ATGTCCAGCGCAAAG GTTATTCTGCTGGTCGGTGCTGTGATGCTGTTCGGGCTTAGCGGATCAGTAGCTCAGACAAGTTCTACGAAAGATGCTTCGATTGCAAAGGAAAACGTCACCGACACGGCCACCGTTACGGAAAGTGTGCTTTCTACGGAGCGGTTTAACGCAAGTCGCGTCCTGAACGCGATCCGGGCCGAAATCGAACGTCGCCGTAGCGAACGCCGGGAGCAAACCCTCCAAAGAACCCAAGACCGTCGGGAACAAATACTACGGACGCTGGACAATTTGAGCGAACGTCGCCGCGAATACGAGCTGCGACGTCAAGAAGGATTGCAGGATGCTGAAGCCCTCAAGGAGGCTCGTCGCCAGGATATGGAGGCACGTCGAGTTGGACGATTGCCACAACGTGAACGTGAGCGCGTCAATCGCGTCCGGTTGGAACAGTTGTCCGAACAGACCACTCCGGAGGAGAACGAAATTGAAGACTCGATCGATGGGGTGGGTGATGGTGAGGAGGGATCGGAAGTGGTACAGCGGGTCCGTAACCTGTTACTAATCGAGGAAGCGGGCGGTAATTTGCGACTGATCGATTTAGACACCGAGGAAGGCCAACAGTTTGTGTTGAATGGTGGTGTAAAGCGTGGACAGAGTGGTGAGATTACTGAGACGGAGCAGGAGGTCGAAAGTGACGAAGGTGACAAACAGAAGGAGGATGATGGTGAAGCGGGCAAGCTGAAGCTCAAGACTGGCCAAATTTAG